The following nucleotide sequence is from Pungitius pungitius chromosome 6, fPunPun2.1, whole genome shotgun sequence.
tagatgaaaaataacaggCTTGGTACAGCAGAAGGGCCCTAAATCAGAGGTTCATTAGTAGAAAATGTGGTTCTGCTCTCCCAAAACGTCACAACAGTCTTTTTTTAAGATTAAATCACACTGCGAtgtttgctgaaataaaaaaggtttccaccagctgccactggTTTTATGTCAGTTCTTGTGGGTGGTCCAGCTGCATGTAAAATGACTGTTTGGTTACTAGCATTCAAATGACACACTGTAGTGCTGAACACTAAGTGACCAAAGTGATCTTACCGGTAAATGCTTAGCTACCCATCGTCTTAAATAGTTGTTCCTGTAACAGCCCGAGGTGATGGACAAAACGTGCACATGCTCCTAGTTCAGATGTTAGAATCCGTGTCATTATTATGAAAGCTAGTCTGAGTTTGTGGCCCTTCCACTGTATTGTGACTGATCGAAGCAAAGTAAACCAGTCTCCTATGATTGTTTTCACAATTTAAATGAGTACATCTTACAAAAGGATTTGTTTCTATTGTTTGATTTCTTTAAATCGTTGAGAATCTATTTAGTTGTAGAGAACCTTTTAAGGATTCCGAGACaggttatttatttcacaacatCAGGGGGATCTTTGACACATCACTGTAAAACATCTCATTATATGACAGATACAATGTAGAAGAATTCTGAATTGTAACAAGCGAAAGCCCAATTTAGGACCTATACACAGGAATTAATGCTTAATAGACACACAAAAGACACTTTGAAGAGCAACTttaggaaaaacaaacatcaattttattttgaaatgacagaTCTTGTGCCCactcagttttcttttttccttgtttttttaaaacatcatttgtttttttgaaaatctctTCTGCCAATGACCAATAACAAtgttcttaaaaataaaatcaaaaggtAAAACTcttaagagaaaataaaattgatctcaaaaaacaaaaacaaaggtacaagaaaaacatccattgatttattttgcagagagggggggggagagggtttGAAACCAAATAAACATGAGATGCTACAACCGAGAAATGGCTCTTCATGGGTCGGGTTGATGAGCTCAGGCCCACGTCACGTTAAGCCATGTGACCATCAAAGTCCCGCTCCCATGTGAGGgtgacagccaatcacagtgtAGTGTTCACAAGCTCCCATAATGCCCCTCTCCCTGGGAGGCTAAGGCAGTCAAACACAGTGGGTTACAGTAGGCATGGATACCTTGGAGTGGTAGATTTTGAGATGAAACACCAGAGGAAAAGATCTCCATGCTGGGAATCCTTTGAGATTTTGGGAAAACATTCAATATTTGACAATAACTGCTGCCGTGGACAATATGTTAGCTGTTCCTCTGTGTTTGAATGGCATTATATCTACATACCATGTACTCTTCTAACAATCCTGCCCCAGCTTCCATGGATCACATCCAAGAAAAACCAGAGGGAGAAAGTAAAAAGAGCAACGCAATCAAGTCCAGAATTGATCATTCACgaagaaaagacacatttgGACTAAAGATAACCAGGGCGTCACAGCACAAAGCACAAGTATGAAGACAGAAGTGTGAATTACTGTCAACTTTGAGGCTACAATCACAGCTAGAGATGAGGTGGCAGCTAATTGTGCACTTGGCGACATGACTCAGGGTTACTCGAAGGAGCCACAGAGCATCGTCAAGGATATTGTTAGAGAGTGGAGATCTTTTCCTCCCGGAGGTACAGTGTATCATGACTAAGAGCGTGCTCCGCTGTCAAACACATCAAGAGCCTTCTCCCAAAAATTAGACTTTGGTCCTCGTCAATGGACTCCTCCTCACTACATGGAACCTCAGCAAACAGCGCTGAAGCATTTAAATATAACTTCCTGTTGCTCAACAGAAGCCCAGCTGAGATGAGGATGAGTGTGAGATGTTGATGCACAGCAGATGACCTTAAATGGACTGACTGGGGAGAGGGCAGAGGCCGGGAGTGGAGAGAGCCCAGTATGTGACCGTAGGAGCGCCTGTACACAATGACACGTTTGTGAGGCCATGTTTGAGAGTGAGAACTCCTCTGCAATGAGACTCCTCAGGGTGTGCAGTTGCCGTATTTGCTTCACGTCGGTTGTGGGTAGATGGGAAGGTAGATTAGTAGTTTAGTACCAAGAATTAAAATAGGGGGAAAGGAAAATCATACCAACACCTTGAGTGCTCATTAATTTATACATGGTCTCTCATTTGTTTGATTGGTCCAAAAACCAAGTGTAGAACAGCAAGTAGGCGTGCTACGGTAGGTCAAGTGTGCGACGGCTTCTAACCCATTTTTTTGAATGACAGAAAGTTTGTTCATTAGCTTTAGAAGTGCTGCTAGTTGCCGCCGGACATTTCCCGGTCAGCCGGTCCCCGTTccattatgctaagctaatatTGTCATTCTGCTCAAAGTCAAGAAAGTGCTATTTATCTTCTCATGTTAAGGGATTCACACGAGGGGATAATATATTTTGTGCGGGTAATTTGCACGTCAATGTCTTTTTTTgaaatgctgtgtttttttatctTAAGCTCTTTAATACAGAGCCTGAATAAGCCTCAGAATTGTCTTCCCAATGGGGGTGGATGTTACAGAGCACCGCACAGCAAATAAACCAATCATACTGTACGGAACAAGTTTAGTTGCGTCTCTATTTGTGCAACAACATCACGCTGGAACCCTAACAAGATGGCCAATTCTTTTACACCCTTGACATTTTTGTGTCGCAGTGTATTTTCACATTGATTTTCCTCACAGTCCCACTGAGGTGTTCTGAAGCTGTAAATGAAGAacttaatgttaataataataataataagccgGTTTTAAGCGTTGGGTTCGCGTTAGATAGACTTCAAATGGTCCTACAGACTGATCCTGGTGCAGCATTTCCCTTTCATCAAGCCTCCATCccgcctcgctctctccccCAAGAGATAGCAGCCCttgccccaaccccccctccgccctcaaTGACCCACCCCACCCCAACCACACCTgatccccaccccccacccccaccccacccgtcCAGTGGACCATGGCACTGCTCTACTCGGCCTGAGCGTCGTAGTTGGCTCCGCCGGCCTTCTTCAGCTCTGTGCGGATGTTGTCCGCGTCCAGTTCCCTCGGGTCACTGAACATGAACTCCTTGGCAAAGTTCTGTGAACAGAAACAAGATAAAAACACTTGTAACACGAAGCAGAATGGGAACAATGCCACGCTAATACGGGCTGGGTCAGGGTTtgcctttttacatttcttttgtaCAATACTTTTGatacatttgtaatattaaCAGCTTTtatctactttttattttagttatttcttttttttaattctgacaTTGGCACATTGCAAAATCTTTTCAATCAGCACGAATGTTAGTGAAGTGCTTTCCTACGCTGTGACAAAGAAACAATATTTCTCATTATTCTgaactttcttttaataatatCTAGAGTTTCAGATGGtttcttgattaaaaaaaaatcataatttgtCAAACTTTATGcagcgctgtgcagcctattTCAGCCTGTGTAAAGGAAAATGGACGGCAGCCATTACTGTATATGCAACTTCCTCAACATGCAGTCTCTGACCTGCACAATCTCTTTGACCAGCGCCTTGTCGGTGCTGATCTTGGCGCGCTGCAGCCCGCTGATGTTCTCCCCGATCCAGGTGATTAAGGTGAACTTGGCCCGTTTGCTCATGGCGTCCCCCATCGTGATCCGGACAAAGGCAAACAGACGGGCGTCCTCTGAGGAAGGACAGAGGTTGTTGTTGAAATTAACATTTCAGCTgacgtttttttaaaatgtgaaacacTTCATCCAACCAGAGTATGGACACTGTTTGTAGACCCtgcgtgtgagtgagagagCAAGACAATAGAAGGGGATGAAATGCAGTGTTGTGCTGCAGATGAAGACAAAGGTTCTGCATcgggtgaggtgtgtgtgtgtgtgtgtgtgtgtgtgtgtgtgtgtgtgtgcgcactgagGACATATTCAGGTCAACAGACTAAATGAGTACAATCTCTTGTGAGCCCTGGAGTCGTGTCCCAGTGGCCGCGGCCGTTGCTGCATGGTGGTCCACTGGAGAACGTGCAAGAAACGCTAAAACATTTGAGCTGCTTTCTTTTCCAGCTTGTCCCTCCTCGGGCCTCTAGAACCCATTCAACTGAAACAATGAGCCATTGCAAGCTGCACTGGTACAAACCGATTTGTTCCTAAGTGCCTTGTACGAGTGATTTAAGAAAACCGGACCACCTCAGCGGACTCATTTCGACACCAAGGAGAAGCTCCTAAACTCCGTCCTGGATGTCCGAGGTCCTTACTCCATCCTTTAGTGTCTGCTGCTTCCACCATGAAGGGAACTCTGCTCGTTAGTGTCATCTCAGTGGGTCCGTGGTTAGATGTGCCCCTGCTCACCCTCCCACTTCGTCGGTTTGTTACCTTGACTACAGAACAGGTCGATACCTTGTGTGTTTATTAAACCAACTAAATATCTGGCATGTAGGACATAAGATAGCAAGATCATAATATTATAAAATGCTTCCTTAATGCTACACTACTTACAAACATTGCCACCAAATTCACTGCTCCAATGATTCCAAAAGGTAAAGTAAGGGCTAACTGTGTATGCTAAATGGAACTGTCTCCTCCAGACGACACACTGCAGCTCTGGAAGGTAAATGAAACACCTCCACGGTGTGGAGACCAGAAGCACCGCGTTGTGGTCCTATGCCTCCGTCACACCCTTCCAGTAGAAGTGGAAGTAACATCCATGTGCTTCCAAAGCAGTGTTGTGGGAGGACAGATGGGATTCACCATTACATTCTAGTGGCTTAACTTGAGTCCAGGTGGACGGATGTGCCAAATTTAAAGGAATTTGTTGCAGGTGAAAAGACGTAGCCTGCATTCTGTTCCTGTTTGAGAGGTATTTGGCCTTTAAATGGGAACTAGAAGTTCTAGGCCTGCAAATGTGATAAATCGGTGGAACAAAGCGGGTTGTTTTAATTCTCGATGCCATGTTGTGGCTGAATCTACTCCTGGCACACAGCGCTGTTAGAGTTTGTCAGTTTTACTCCAGTTTTTACAGCAAACTCTGCCCTTAAGAGATTTCCTACCTCATGACCGTGATTACCTTATTTGGACTTTCAGCAATCTGCCTCCTGTGCTCGCAACTATTGCGCAACACATGTAATGACTGAAAAGAAAAGCGGATTTAAGCTATTAAGAAAGATTCTGgttttcttcacatttatttCCTGTTTATGTTTGTTTGGATACTTTAAGGTGCAAGTGTGATTGGGGGGGGATgatgagggggggttgggggggggggtaggggctCAGAGTTGAGGGTGTTGACCACCTGTGCGGTTACTTAGCCCCGCCCTTGTGACTTTCACCGGCCACTCATCATACCCTGATGACATCAGTCCTGTGTTTTCTTCCCCTATCCCTCCGGTGCTCAGTCTGTGGCTCCCCTGCTGCTCTGTTTATTAAAAGTACCATTTCATTGAAGCGTTTCCATAAGTCGGGACAGTTGACATCCTTACaggacagacaacacacaaattCTGAAAGTAAATCCATTAATGGACTGAAGAGCTATAAAAGCTGATGACTGATGAGCGCACATGTTTTAATCAACACTTTTACCAGACTGCACTTAACTTAGTCTCACCCAGCAGATGAGCAGAGTGAAGGGGACATGGAGTTCAGCCTCTAGTTTTAGGTCACGATGCTcctttagtaaatgatggttcCGTTTGGAAAGGCAAACAGGCCACTACTGcttatttaattgttttcatACAGGAATTTAGTGTGTATGGGTCTAGTCTAGTTAGGAGCCATATTAATACAAATCTGTTGATGAGAAATGTCTCTTAAAAAAAGACCCCTGTACAAACACAAGTAAATGCACCAAAGCGCGTACAGCGTCATCTGGTTCACACCAAATATTACAAAAGGTAAGTGGTTGAAACTAAAAGCCAAGATTAGATACCACTTTGAAATAAAGCTGGTCTTCACAATTAgaataaatgaaagaagaagaaatggttCTCAAGGTGGTTTGCAGAGACACTCAGCTGATTTTACATGAATGTCACCAAGGacctacattacatgtcatttaggtgacgcttttatccacCTGGAAGCAGCTGATTGGAGACTTTTCTTGGCAGAACCTCAGTAGCACTGTTCTCAGATCAGAGCAGCCGCACATTAATAGGAGCAGTCACCATTAAAGAGTCTTATCAGGTCAGCAATAAAGTACATTGTGAggttcgacacacacacacacacacacacacacacacacacacacacacacacacacacacacacacacacacacacacacactgtgacccTCATTGTCCTCATAGAGGAACTAGTGCAAACACATATACTTCCTTACTCTTGTTTCCTGGTTTGTCTTTGCTTTCAAGCCATGCTGACTCTGCACTTTTCTAtgcagcccccctccctcctctctcctcagcccaactcctgctgcagagagaacAGCACCGAAACAACCACCACAATAATGAGGCAGCAGAAAGCTCGCTCCCTCTGCGACACACTGCCAGGAAACTGAGGGGGTTTCCTGAGGACAGCGTCAGGCGGCTTCATTCCATTTGGTACTAGGGTCCTAAAGGATGCATGAAAAGGGAGTAAGTAAGCCCTTTCTTACTGTCCAATCATGAAGAACTCTCAACAATTTCAGGAAGAAGGTTCATTGAGTCAGTGCAAATGGAGTTTAGTATTTTTGTGTCAGAGCTGTTGGATGCAATGTCAACAACTAGCAATGAATATACAATTATAGAGCAAACCGAAAAACTAAATAGCAGTTTGCTTTGTAGACTGCAGTCAAGTCAAATCagcagaaacagaaaaataactaaatggCCAGACACAGCCGCTGAACCAAAGACCGAGTGAGAGGGAGCTAACCCAGCACCGTAGCTTAGCACCAAGGCTAACCCCCGACCCGACCAATCAGTACTCTGGATGTTAGGGGAAGCTTTTACCTGCTGGTGGCGCTAGAAGAAAAGTCAAGGTCTCATTAAAGTCATTAGCATTGATCCtctgtggagaaggagaaattgCAATATTTACTATAACAATCAATATTTGTCGAGCAGTCCGCCTGGACAAGACGTCATCGGACCGACCCCCGGACCGACCTTCCCGCCAGGAGACGTGTGAGAACAGGTTTCTCATGAGCGGATGGTTCAGTGACCCACGATGAATAACTCATGGCCTGCTACATTTTATCAGCAGAACTTGGTGGAGATTCTAGTTACATGCAGAGGTTTACAGCTCCCCGCCTCGCAGGCAGCAGTCTGTCTTCTTTCACTGACTCAGCGTGTGCACAACAGGATtcgcctccctctcctcactgCATTCGGATGACTTGATGGTCACTATGTAAAAGGGGGCCCTGCTCTTCAAGTGGATGAGCCGTCTGCATCGGCTCCTCCTACACTCACAGCGGGTTTTCTTCTGCTACATAAGGAAAACAATCCTCCAGACAGAACCATGTCTGATGATCAGAGGGTTTGTGTCTGTGTCATCTCCGAACAGAAACCGACGGAAAACACAGCGGCAGAGCTGTCCTCGAGCGTGGtgataaattatttatttcaacattggaACGTGAGCTCTGAAATGTCTGGaagtcaaaaataaaaggagcacagcaaagaggaaacaatgtgtaaaagacacacacatcggTAAGAGCCACACCCAACAGCAGAGCACATGCTTCACTCCGGATGCTTTCTAAAAGctcccaaaaagaaaagaaccagAACGCCTCCATGGACAAGGAGGTACTAGTCAGAGCTGACGTGTTGTGTGAATTTACTGAACATTTGGTCATTaattcaaccacacacacacatacaatagGAAGagaacttaaaaagaaaaacttaaatTCAGCTGCATGTAGACTATTGTGGAGGAGCATTTTTTACTCCATAAAGAAGCAACAGGTGAACATGAATGATGAGTTTCTACAGCTTCACATAGTAATCCAGGAAAGCaatacaaaaagacaaaaactggATATTGTGGAAGAGATTACGCGATGCGTACTGTAGGTGCTTTGACAGTGTGGTTGGGCTGCAGGGCTCCAGGCCAATGGGTGACAGGGCACCGGGAGTCTTAAAGGATTAGTGTTCTGCCAAGTCAAGCCAGCAGGCCGTTTAACCCGTCCAGAGAGACAAAGCCCCTcgcactcttacacacacacacacaccacataagGTACAACTAGCCTGCAGCAGGAAGGATACGTTACAGCAGCAATGCTGGGTGGAGCAGCCATAATAAGATCCAGTGCTTACCTGTGCACATGCTCTTAAAGTCCTCATAGTCCGCCCCTTGTCCTGCGGGCAGGATCATGGAGCCCTCGTACTTGAACGCAGCCCTGGAGGAGGCACAACAACATCGGGTCATTTATCACCATGCAGTCCCTCCATCTGCAACATTGTTGCGCACATCGGgcccatatttttattttgcaaactGCACACACTTTGCTCATCAAAAGCCCGGATGCgagttggtggtggtggtggtggtggtggggggccgTATCAGCCATGTGCATGTGTCATTACTATAACGTTATCCTCTCTGAATACAGGACAAAGGAAATTACTTGTGCCCCGCCGGGGCCTGCTAAGTGTGCAGAGTGTGACCGCTGGTACTGAATACCGATCAGATGGGATCGGCTCCAGGACGCCGGAATGCATGGAGCCGAACCGCGGGTTGGATTTAGGGTGTCGAATCAAGCCTGAAACCAATCGGCAAGGATCGAGTTGCAAAAACCACCTGCGACGTGCTATCCTAGGGCGCGTCACAGTGAGCGGGTTGAACTGCTTTAAAATATCCAACAATCCAAAGTTGTCTTgcttaaatgaaaatgttcacgTGACTAAAAACGCAGTGCGTCCTGTAGTCTACGTCTGTATGATCCCGTCTTCCATTCGGCGCGTATATGGTTGGACAAACTGTGCCTTTTCAGAATAGAAGTTAATGTTTTAtcaaaaaaaagatctgcctCTTATTTCCTCACCCATCGCCAGCGGAGCGAAGGCGCAGTGGGCGGTAACGGTCCATTAGAATTCAAATTCTAACGAAGATTACATCGTAATAACGGATTAATTGATGTATTCAATGTTTGCTGGTGGGTTTCCATTAATCATGCGATACCGAAGGTAAATTTACAtgtatgaaatgtttttcttcctaGGAAGGACATCTAGATTAATCACATTCTGTAACGCAGGACGGAGAAGCGCGCACTCACCAATTCACGTCCGTGTTATCGTCTCTGACCTGGTTGTACGCATCTCTGCAAGCCTCTTTGTCGATTTGGGTTGCCATTTTTCGTTTAAAAGCAAGTGGAAACAGTCGAAGTCACCGTCGTGTAGGTCCAAACCCAGAGAGAGCTAGCTGGCACAGTGTTAAAAAGACGCTAACTCATACGGTGGGTGAGGACTACGAGCTCCTGAATCACGACCCGCACTGGAGGGACTGGGCCGGGCGTTGGTGATGCTGGTCGGTCCCTCAGACGATGGATTCACCTTCTACTAGTGAATGATCAACCGTGTGAGGGCCGCCTTTAAGGCAGACGtaatatacaaaacaaatgttccGGTaaggactttcaaaataaagtttaaaaaaaacataagataAGGGAGTTCGTGCAGCCAAAACACTGATTGTGACATTGTATTGACATAAATGTTGATTAAGTCAAAGGTACATCTCAAAATCAGATATATGTCATTATCTTTATGATGAGGACACCAGCTGTCACTTTCAGTAGTCggttttattattacattttctatatatttaaaCTGTTATGGAGATAGGTGGAGAAAGTTTGACATGAAATCATGATCCAGTGATTTTACCTGCATGTCATATATGCACAGAAACTAACTCCTGTACGTGGCTCGTTTTAAAGTAAAGAAAGCCAAAGTCACTCTTAGTTTCGTGGAAGAACACACTAAAGAAAACATTgtcattattataatatattctaTTTCTGCCAATTGCTCCCCCTATTAGCTATACTCTGTTTATGTAAGAAGTATATTTTTCAAATCCTTTGAGGAATGAGATATTATTGAAAGTACCACTAGTTAATTATTTTCTTACGCAAGAAAATGCAAAATACTTATTATTTCTAAGGGAGACATCAGTTTTATTCTGAAGGTAAAACGAGTAAACCTCCGGTTTTACTTGATCTAATAGATGCAACTTGCCTTGTGTTAAAATCcaccaattcttttttttaatagttttattttggtttagGGTTTGTCCTGTAAGGCCAATTACTTGGAAATACAAGCACCCACATATTCCAAGCAGTATGTAACAGCACTGTACTTCATTGAATTATGTACTTTTTGACACAGTATGGGTACTCTACCCTTGAACACATCACAAAAGATATCTACACAATACAATCTGTCA
It contains:
- the cotl1 gene encoding coactosin-like protein, yielding MATQIDKEACRDAYNQVRDDNTDVNWAAFKYEGSMILPAGQGADYEDFKSMCTEDARLFAFVRITMGDAMSKRAKFTLITWIGENISGLQRAKISTDKALVKEIVQNFAKEFMFSDPRELDADNIRTELKKAGGANYDAQAE